The Streptomyces armeniacus genomic interval CGGCACTGACGGCTCGCACGGCGGCGCTCACGAAACCCACGACTCGCACGACGTTCACGACGAGGCCCCGGACGGACTCCGGGCAGCCCGCGCACACACCCGGGAGAACCACTGATGCTGTACGCAATCCACCCCAGCCCGCTCGGCGAACTGCTCCTCGCGGGCCCCGAGCCCGGCGCCCTCGCGTCGGTGTCCGTACCCGGCCAGAAGGGCGGCGCCACGGTGCTCCCGGACTGGCGGCGGGACGACGCCGCGTTCGCGGCCGCGGCGGAGCAGTTCGACGCGTACTTCGCCGGTGAGCTCAAGGAGTTCGACCTCCGGCTCGCCACCAGGGGCACCGACTTCCGCGAGCGGGTGTGGGCGGCGCTGGACGAGATCCCGTACGGCGCGACCGTCACGTACGGCCGGCTGGCCGCTATGGCGGGCGTGGACCCGCGCGCCGTACGGGCGGTGGGCGGCGCCGTCGGCTCGAACCCGCTGACGGTCATCCACCCGTGCCACCGCGTCATCGGCGCGAACGGATCACTCACCGGCTACGCGGGCGGCCTGGACCGCAAGCGCCAACTGCTCACGCTGGAGGGCGCGCTGGCGTAGGCGCGACCGGGGGCGGGTCCATGGCGCGACCGGGGCTCGGGCGTCGGCCGGGGCTCCGGTCGGCCGGGCCCCGGTCAGTCGTCGTCCAGGCTCCAGCTGTGGATCCACCGCGGGTGGATGCGGATGAGCTCCTCGCTGAAGTGCGCGCCGAGACCGTGCGGCCCGGTGAGCAGCTCGGCCTCGCCGCGTATCTCCACCCCGCGCACGCGCCACGGCGACACGCTCGCGATGTCGTCGACGACGAGGGAGAGCTTCGGATTGGCCTGCAGATTGCGCCACTTCTTCGTGGTGCCCATCGCGTAGCCGCCGACCAGGATCGTGCCGTCGTCCTGCGGGAAGAAGCCGACCGGGTTGGCCTGCGGCTGGCCGTCCGGGTCGACGGTCGCGAGCCGCCCCAGGCGCTGCGTGGCGAGATAGGCGCGCTCCGACGAGCTGAACGCCTTGTTGCGTGCGATGTCCGTCATGCGCCCAGCGTCACATCTCCGGCATGCGGTCGCATCGGCTTCCGGCCGTAGGACGGGACCAGGACCAGGACCAGGGCCGGGGACGGAGGGAGGGCGGGCGGAATCCCGGGACCGGGCGTTCCCGATGGCGCCTTCGGGGAGAATGAGGGCATGAGCGATCAGGGGGAGCGGCACGGTCCGCGACGCACGCATCAACAGGACGACTGGTGGTCCGAGTTGTACGACGCGGACGCCCCGGACACCGGGCGTTCGTCCGCGGGCGACACGCTCGACGACCGCTTCGCGTCGGTCACCCGTACGGTCGGCGGCGAGGACGCGGAGGCGACGCCTCCGCCGGCTCCGGAGGCAGAGACGGAGGATGCGGGCCCGGACGAAACGGAAGATGCCGCGCCGGAGCCGCAGGCACCCGCCGTGCCCGACCGTGCCGCGCGGGAACGGGCCGCGCAGCCGCCCACGTTGGAGTGGCGCTGGCTCGGCGACGACGATGACGAGCCCGGCACTCCCGCCCCGCCGACGGCCCCCGCCCCGCCTCTTATACACATCTCCGAGCCCACGCGACGGACTCCTCTCTCGTATGCCGCCTCCTGCCTGAAAAAAAATACTCTCCACTTCCCTTTCTCTTATCTCCCTCTACGCTCTCCGTCTCCACCGTCATCTCTCATCTCCCTTATTCATCTTGCGTCATACCTCCAGACTCTTGTACCGCACCGCCACACCGCCCGTCGCGCCGCCCGCCGCCCCGGAGCCGCCCCCGGAGCTGCGGGGCACCGGACCCGAGCACCCCGAGCGGGTCCGCCCGGAGATCCCGCTGACCCCCGTGGAGCGCGCGATCCGGGACGAGTTGCGCGACCTGGCCTGACCCGGCGGGGCCCCGGCACCCGGCCGCCCGCGGGGCGCGCTCAGAGCCCGTGGAGCCCGTACGTGCGCGCCGCCGTGTCCGCGAAGACCGCCGACCGCTCCGCGGCGCTGAGCCCGCCGGTCAGGGCGCGGGCCGCGGCCAGCACCCCGGTGTAGTCCGCGGCCAGCCCGCACACCGGCCAGTCCGATCCGAACATCAGCCGGTCCGCACCGAACGCGTCCAGCGCCGTCTCCGCGTAAGGCCGCAGGCCGCCGACCGTCCATGCGCCGGGAGCGGCCTCGGTGACCAGGCCGGAGAGCTTGCCGGCCGTGTTCGGCAGGGCGGCCAGCCGCCGTACGGCCCCGGCCCAGGGTTCGAGCGCCCCGGACGCGACGGGCGGCTTCCCGAGGTGGTCGAGGACGAAGGCGAGTTCCGGGCAGGCGGCGGCCGCCTCGTACGCGGCGGGCAGCTGGTGCGGCCTGACCACCAGGTCGTAGACCAGGCCGCGTTCGGCGAGCAGCCGCAGCCCGCGCCGTACGTCGGGCCGCAGCAGCCACCGCGGGTCGGGCTCGCTCTGGACCTGGTGCCGGATGCCCACCAGCCGGTCGCCGCCGGGCAGTTGGCGCAGCGCGTCGAGGGTGTCGGCGAGCCCGGGGGAGGTCAGGTCGGCCCAGCCGACAACGCCCGCGACGAGCGTGCCGCGGCGGGCGGCGAGCGCGAGGAGTTCCGGGGTCTCCTCGGGCACCGTGACGGTCTGTACGACGACGGTGGCGGTGACTCCGGCGGCCCGCGCCTGGGGTTCGAGTTCGCGGAGGGGGAAGTTCCGGCGGAGCGGGGCGAGTTCCGGGCCGGTGATCCAGTCCTGGTCGCGCACCGAGAGGTCCCATACGTGGTGGTGCGCGTCGATCACACGGTCCGGCGCCCCGCTCACGGCCCGCTCTCAGCCGGAGCCGGAGCCGGAGCCGGAGCCGGAGCCGCGGCCGGGGGTGCGGGCGCGGCCGCGGGCCGTGGGGGCAGCCGCAGCCCGGCCATGCCGCCGTCGACGGCCAGCGCGGTGCCGGTGACGGAGGCGGCGGCCGGACTCGCCAGGTACGCGATGGCGTGCGCCACTTCGTCGGCCGTGACGAGCCGGCCGGTGGGCTGGCGGGCGTTCAGGGCGGCCCGTTCCGCCTCGGGGTCGTCGGCGGCGTTCAGCAGCCGGGCCACCCAGGGGGTGTCGACGGTGGCGGGGTTGACGCAGTTGACCCGTACCCCCTCGCGGCTGTGGTCGGCGGCCATCGCGAGGGTCAGCGAGAGTACGGCGCCCTTGCTCGCGGAGTAGAGCGCACGCTGCGGGAGTCCGGCGGTGGCCGCGACCGAGCAGGTGTTGACGATTGCCGCGTGCGCGGAGCGGCGCAGATACGGCAGGGCGGCGCGGGTGGTGCGGACGATGCCGAGGACGTTGACGTCCAGCACCTGGTGCCACTGCTCGTCGGGGTTGTCCTCGACGGTTCCGGCGGCGCCGACACCGGCGTTGTTGACGAGGATGTCGAGCCCGCCGAGCAGTCCGGCGGCGTCCGCGACCCCGGCCCGTACGGACGCGTCGTCGGCAAGGTCCGCCGTGCAGCCGTGCAGTGGCGGTGCGAGCCCGGCGGCGTCCAGATCCAGTACGGCGACGCGGGCGCCGCGTCCGGCGAGCAACCGCGCGGTGGCGAGGCCGATACCGGAGGCGCCGCCCGTGACGAGCGCCGAGAGCCCGTCGAACTCGCGCCCGCCGGACTCCGGCCCGCCGGAGTCGCGCCCGTTGAACTCGCTCATGCGGATACCGCCTTGTGTCGCTGTGACATCGGATGACTGTGGGATTCCGCAGAGGGACCGTAGAGCGGCGGTCACGGCTTTGACAAGGTGCCGCCGCCCGTACCGGAGGCGCACGGCCACCGGCACACATCCGGTGAACGAAGAGTGCCGCCCGCCGCCGATGAGTTTCGCGGGCCCCCGGGGTCTAACCCTGCACACGCCGCGAACGGAGCGGCGCACAAACGGACCGCAGACACGAAGGAGAGCACGATGACCGAGCAGCAGGGCAGCGCGAAGACCGGATTCTCCTACTCCGTCTCCGCCCGGGTGGCCGCACCCGCGGCGCGCGTGTGGGAGGCGTGGACCACGCCCGAGCAGTACGTCCAGTGGTTCGGCGCCAAGCCGGGCTCGGTGGCGCTCGACGTACGGCCGGGCGGCGCCTGGAAGGCCACGCTGGTCTTCCCGGACGGCACCGAATTCCCGTTGACCGGCTCGTACGTCGAGGTCGAGCAGCCGCGGAGACTCGTGATGTCGATGGACGTGCCCGGCGCCGAACCGGGCATCATGGTGGCCGACTTCGCCGACGCGGCGGAGGGCGGCGAAGCCGGTACGGACGTCACCCTCTCGCAGACCTCCCCCACCGCCGAGGAGCGGGACCAGTCCAAGCAGGGCAGCGAGATGCTGCTGCAGCAGCTCTCCGCGTACCTGGGCTGACCACGTACGCCGGAGGGTCAGCCCGCGGCGGGAGTGTCACCGATGCGGTGCCCCGCCGTGGCCAGGCCCTCCGAGACGGCGTCCGCGAAGGCGGAGATCGCCTCGTTGTGGCGGCTGGGGACCCAGACCACCGAGGTGCGCCAGGACAGCACCGCGCCCTCCAGAGGGCGCCAGACCAGGCCGTGGGGGAGCGGCGCGGCCGGGGCCTCGTTGAGGTGGATGCCCCGGCCGGCCAGGACCAGGCCGTGGACGAAGTACGGGTTGCGGGCGTGCCGGATGGAGCCCGGCAGGAAGCCCTCGTCGCGGCAGACCGTGAGCATGTGGTCGTAGAGCCGGGGCGCCATCGAGCGCGGGAAGATGACCAGCGGCGCGCCGTTGAGGTCGCGTAGCCGGACGGGGGGCGGGGACGGGCTGCCGCTCCCGGGGTCCGCCGCGCCCGGGGACGCGGCGGACGGGGACGCGGCGGCCGCGCCGTCAACTCCCGGGTACGCGCCGCCCGTTGCCGTGGCGGCGGCCGACGGGTGGTCCGCGGGCAGGACCACGCCCAGTTCGCGCCGCGCCACCGGCCCCGACTCCAGCCCCACCGTGTCCGAGGGGTGGCGCACCACGCCCGCGTCGAGTTCGCCCTCGCGCAGCCGGGCCAGCTGCTCGTCCGTGGTCAGTTCGTGCAGGTCGATCAGTACGTCCGGGACCCGGCGCGCGAAGCCCGCCGTCAGGGTGGGCAGCACCATCGGGCCGGTGTCGGGCGGTACGCCCGCCCGCAGCACCCCCGCCTCGCCCGGCCGGATCCGGCGCATCGCCTCGCGCGCGGTCTCCACCCCGGACAGCACCGGCCGTACGTGCTCCAGCAGCAGCGCGCCGGCCTCCGTGAGCCGCACCCGGTGCCGCGTACGGTCGAACAGCCGCACGCCCAGCTCCCGTTCCAGATCGCGGATGCGCTGGGACAGCGGGGGCTGGGCCATGTGCAGCCGGTCCGCGGCTCTGCCGAAGTGGAGTTCCTCGGCGAGCACGGCGAAATAGCGCAGGTGACGGAGCTCCATGAGGCGGACCATATCGCTCCGGTATCACGGAGAGTCCCGATTGGTGTTGGCCGGATTCCGTTCCCTGCTGTTTGCATGACTGCTCACGGGACGTCCGTTCGCGGACATCCGCCCGTCGCTCCCCGTCCCCGTTCCCTCCCCGTTCCCCATGCCGTACGACGGTGCGCCGCCGCGTGCCCGTACGCGCGCCGGCGTTCCCCGACGACCCCCCCCCAGAGAGGCATCCAGCCATGGCTGAAACCGACTCCGGTACCGACTCCGGCACCGTCACCGTGACCCGCCACCCGGCCGCGCCGGGCGGCGGAACGGGCACGGAGACGTACGTCGCCGAGGTCACGCTCGACCGCCCCGGCAAGCTCAACGCCTGGACCGCCGGCATGCGCGCCGAACTCGTCGCCGCGCTCGACGCGCTCGGCGCCGACGAGCACTGCCGCGCCCTCGTCCTCACCGGCGCGGGCAGCGCCTTCTGCGCCGGTCAGGACCTCGCCGAGACCGCCGCCTTCGACCCCGGCGACC includes:
- a CDS encoding methylated-DNA--[protein]-cysteine S-methyltransferase, producing MLYAIHPSPLGELLLAGPEPGALASVSVPGQKGGATVLPDWRRDDAAFAAAAEQFDAYFAGELKEFDLRLATRGTDFRERVWAALDEIPYGATVTYGRLAAMAGVDPRAVRAVGGAVGSNPLTVIHPCHRVIGANGSLTGYAGGLDRKRQLLTLEGALA
- a CDS encoding PPOX class F420-dependent oxidoreductase, whose protein sequence is MTDIARNKAFSSSERAYLATQRLGRLATVDPDGQPQANPVGFFPQDDGTILVGGYAMGTTKKWRNLQANPKLSLVVDDIASVSPWRVRGVEIRGEAELLTGPHGLGAHFSEELIRIHPRWIHSWSLDDD
- a CDS encoding DUF6059 family protein; the encoded protein is MYRTATPPVAPPAAPEPPPELRGTGPEHPERVRPEIPLTPVERAIRDELRDLA
- a CDS encoding amidohydrolase family protein, with the translated sequence MSGAPDRVIDAHHHVWDLSVRDQDWITGPELAPLRRNFPLRELEPQARAAGVTATVVVQTVTVPEETPELLALAARRGTLVAGVVGWADLTSPGLADTLDALRQLPGGDRLVGIRHQVQSEPDPRWLLRPDVRRGLRLLAERGLVYDLVVRPHQLPAAYEAAAACPELAFVLDHLGKPPVASGALEPWAGAVRRLAALPNTAGKLSGLVTEAAPGAWTVGGLRPYAETALDAFGADRLMFGSDWPVCGLAADYTGVLAAARALTGGLSAAERSAVFADTAARTYGLHGL
- a CDS encoding SDR family NAD(P)-dependent oxidoreductase encodes the protein MSEFNGRDSGGPESGGREFDGLSALVTGGASGIGLATARLLAGRGARVAVLDLDAAGLAPPLHGCTADLADDASVRAGVADAAGLLGGLDILVNNAGVGAAGTVEDNPDEQWHQVLDVNVLGIVRTTRAALPYLRRSAHAAIVNTCSVAATAGLPQRALYSASKGAVLSLTLAMAADHSREGVRVNCVNPATVDTPWVARLLNAADDPEAERAALNARQPTGRLVTADEVAHAIAYLASPAAASVTGTALAVDGGMAGLRLPPRPAAAPAPPAAAPAPAPAPAPAESGP
- a CDS encoding SRPBCC family protein; its protein translation is MTEQQGSAKTGFSYSVSARVAAPAARVWEAWTTPEQYVQWFGAKPGSVALDVRPGGAWKATLVFPDGTEFPLTGSYVEVEQPRRLVMSMDVPGAEPGIMVADFADAAEGGEAGTDVTLSQTSPTAEERDQSKQGSEMLLQQLSAYLG
- a CDS encoding LysR substrate-binding domain-containing protein, which gives rise to MELRHLRYFAVLAEELHFGRAADRLHMAQPPLSQRIRDLERELGVRLFDRTRHRVRLTEAGALLLEHVRPVLSGVETAREAMRRIRPGEAGVLRAGVPPDTGPMVLPTLTAGFARRVPDVLIDLHELTTDEQLARLREGELDAGVVRHPSDTVGLESGPVARRELGVVLPADHPSAAATATGGAYPGVDGAAAASPSAASPGAADPGSGSPSPPPVRLRDLNGAPLVIFPRSMAPRLYDHMLTVCRDEGFLPGSIRHARNPYFVHGLVLAGRGIHLNEAPAAPLPHGLVWRPLEGAVLSWRTSVVWVPSRHNEAISAFADAVSEGLATAGHRIGDTPAAG